The genomic DNA GCACCGTACCCGACTCCGGCAATCCTCCGTCGGGTTGTCCATTTCACAACCGATGTGAAGAAGTGATCGGTGACGTTTGCTGGCAGGAATCGCCACGCCATTATCAGGTGGGCATGGATCATCAAGCCAGTTGTTTTAAATACCGGCCATCCGACACATCGGACTGCGCTGAAAGAGAGACGCCCGGTCATGAATGAGATGCCAGATGACCTGATCCTTCAGGTGAGCAATCTGCGAAAGGCATTCCCTGTACGACGCGGGCTATTGCGGCGCGAGGTTGGGACGATTCGAGCGGTTGACGACGTCAGCTTCAGCATTCATCGTGGCACGACTTTTGGGTTGGTCGGCGAGAGTGGCTGCGGCAAAACCACCACCAGCCGTATGATTGTTCGCGCCATCGACCCAACCGCGGGCGGTATCTACTTCCGCCGTCCAAGTGGGCAGGTTGTCGATCTGGCTACGCTGTCCGGCCGTGCATTGAAAGCAGTGCGCGGTGAGATTCAGTTGGTATTTCAGGACCCCTACTCATCGTTGAACCCGCGTATGCCGGTATCCGAGCTTATCGCCGAACCGCTTCGGGCGCATGGATGGAAGCGTCGGGACCGCGACCGGCGTGTAGAAGAATTGATGCAACTTGTTGGCCTCGATCCTCGATTCGCCCAGCGATTTCCCCATGCGTTTTCAGGTGGGCAGCGCCAGCGCATTGGCATCGCCCGTGCGTTGGCGCTTCAACCGTCGCTGGTTGTCGCGGACGAACCAGTGTCGGCGCTGGATGTATCTGTTCAGGCGCAGATTCTGAACCTGTTGAAACGTCTACGCGAGGAAGTTGGCCTCACGCTCCTTTTCGTAGCCCACGACTTAAGTGTCATTCGACAGCTTTGCGATGAAGTAGCTGTGATGTACAAAGGGCGCATTGTCGAATGGGCTGAAAAGGAGGCTCTGTTCGAACACCCCCGTCACCCCTACACGCATGCCCTGCTAAAAGCTGTTCCGGCACCTGATCCACACGCTGCATGGCTGGATGAAATGGATGAGCACACCAGCACCGCCGCGAACGATGTAGCCGAGGCGACCGGCGCGGCCGACGCCGAGCATATCGGATGCCCGTTTGCTCCCCGTTGCCCCCACGCGACAACACGTTGCCGTGAACAGCAACCGCCGCTGACCCTTCAGCAGGCGAATGCCAGCCAGCCCCACTACGCCGCCTGTCACCATGCCGACACGATCATGCACAATACAGCGGTAACGCAGTAGACCATTCGGTACGTCCTCGAAACGTATTAACTTGCTTCCTGAATCGAGGCTTAAGGCCATGGCGACGAACGATAGCGTTGCAGCGCCTCGACCTGGTTGAGCGTGTTGCCGATCGCCGCGCATGACCGAGACATTCGATGGGTAATGGAACGCGAACCGTGCGCCTGCGCTCCGCGATAGCGCGAGGCAGGCCGAAGCGAAGGCCTGACAATCGCCGTGCCGCGCGGTGTGGCCACCGCGAGATCAATAAACGCGTCTTTACTGAAGCGAGTCAATCCCGTTCGCGAAGCGGCCAACGCGGTTGTACGTGGTTGACATAAGAACGAGGCCAGCGGAACTGAGCAAGGTCTGCTAACGCTTCCACGGAAAACTGCCAGAGGCGCTGGCCAATTGCCTCGTCAAACGCGGCCACGTGCGGTGTGACAACGACATTGCTCATATTCAGTAGCGGGTTGCCCGGATCAATCGGCTCCGGATCGGTCACATCCAAGCCTGCACCGGCGATCCTGCCTTCATCCAGCGCCTCGATCAGCGCCCGCTCGTCCACGATCTCGCCGCGGGCGGTGTTGATCAAAATGGCGGAGCTTTGCATCTTCCGTAGAGCCGACTCGTTAATCAGGTGATGCGTCTTATCGTTCAAGGGGCAATGAAGTGATATGTAATCGGACTGCTCCAGAAGTTGATCGAACGGCACCGATTCGACGCCGTGCGCCTGCATGTCGCTGGCCGGGATCGCCGGGTCGAACGCCAGCAGTTGGGGCCGAAAACCTGACAGGCGGTTGGCGACCAGTTTGGCGATGTGGCCGAAGCCCACCAAACCCACCATCTTGCCGACCAACGAACGCTGGGGTCGAGGAGCTTTGCTTGCATCGTCCTTCGACCGCAGCGCCACGGCGTTTTGCACGATCTGTCGGCCCACGGCCAGCATCAACCCCACCGCAAATTCCGCAACCGGCTCTGCGGTGGCTTCGGGCGTGTTGACCACCAGGATGTTGTGCCTTGTCGCCGCCTCCAGCGGTATGTTGTCCGTCCCGCTGCCCGAACGAAGTATCGCTCCGCATTGCTTCAAATCCGGCAATGCTTCTTCGATCACCTCACGCCAACTGGCCGGGGTGTGCTCGTGGTGTGTTCCATAGCTCCAGATCACGTCCGCATCATGAGCCAGACGCACGATCGCACCGCTATTCGGGCATTGATCGCCAACACACGTCACCCCCGCCTCTGTCAGGGCGGATATCACCCACGCGGGAACAGCGGATTGCGCATGAGTAATTAAAGCTACTTTCATGGTGTGCATCACCGTCCTGTGTCTATGCGTGGTGCGGGCTGTTGCTAGTGATTGCCGTTGCAAACCACGCCATTCAGTCAGCCGAAGCCGTCACTAATCTTTGCAAGGCCACAGGCCACGCCCGTATAGCAACGGCATCACACCCCGCTGGTCGCTGAACAAGCGCAGTCGAACCATACCCGGCAAACCGCTATTCAGTGTGCAGCGACGCTGCCGCCTTCTCGCAAGCGGTCCCCAGATCGCAGCCTGCTTTCAGGTGCCGGGCGATGGCGGCCTCTTTCGCCTTAACCTGCGCAGTCGCCCTGGCCACCGGTTCCACAACATCGGCAGGCACGGCAGTGACGCCGCTTTCATCCGCCACGATCCAATCTCCCGGGTTCACCACGACGCGGCCGCAGGCGATCGGCGTCTGCCACTGTCCGACCTTGTCATGCGTGCCGCTCCGCGGACAGACGTAGCGCGCAAACATGGGGAAGCCCAATGCGTCAATGTCGGCGATATCACGCACCGCGCCATCCACCACCACGCCGGCAATGCCACGCTGCTGCGCCCGCATCGACATCAGTTCGCCCATGATGATCACGTCCGGCCGACCCCCTGCATCAACGACCAGCACATCGCCCGCGCTGGCCTGCTCAATCGCCCGGCCCAGCGCCCATGTGGCGCCAGGGTAGGTGCGAACAGTGTAAGCAGGCCCAGCCACCTTCATCCCCGGAGCGACAGCGTGTATGCCGGCATCCATGCATTGAAACGGATAGCCTTCGCCCCGCAACGCGTCGCCGGTCGCGGCGCTACCCCATGCAATCCAGTCAGCGGCAGCGGATCGAGTCTGAGTTACATCAGTCATAATGATTCCTATATACATCACCAAAAGCGGCGTGTCATTCAGCACGTGAAATACGAAGTACATTCGTTCGGCTTGCTGCAAAACCGCGCTGCATCTCGCGACGCAGGTATGAACAAGGGCTCCGCCCCACGTGCCCTGGCGATTTAACGCTCGTTCGCCACGCCGCCATGTTCATACCCCGACCATCCCTGGCGCCGTCGCGGGGAATCGCGTCCCCACCGCACGTTCGTTGGCGGCTTCCGCGATGACCTGTGCGTTCAGCCCCGCTTCGCCAAGCGGCAGGTCCGGCGGACAAGTGCCGCTTTCCAGATAACTCGCAAGATCATCCACCAGTCGGCCGATCGCGATGTCGTGGATCGGGTACTCCGCCGCCACCTGCTCTTCGCCGTCGTTGTCGTAAAGCGTCGCCAGGTACGTGCCGGTGGCGTGCGCCTTCATCGACGGCGAGTCGATGGTCAGGCTGATCACGCCTTCGGTGCCCACCACTGTCAACAGATCCTGGCGCGGCCGCGGCTTGATGCCCGCGGCATAGCCCAGGCTCGCGTTGATGGTCACCAATGTGCCGATGTCCAGCCGACCGAGAATCGCAATGTGCGGCGCGAGCAGTCGCTCTTCTTCGCCCAGCCAGGCGCCCATCGCCTCCATGCTCGCCCATTGCCCGCTGCCGCAAAGATGATGAACGAGATCGATCTTGTGAATGCCGCAATCCAGCCCACCCGCGCGGTCCATCAGTCGGGCCCGCCGCTCGGCCACAGGGCCGGTCCGCTTGTGGCCGTCCCAGAAGTCCTGCACATGAATCGCTTCGACGCGGCCGATTCGACCATCGCCGATCCACTGGCGAATCCGCTGGTGGTGACGGTGGTAGCGCGTTTCAAAATTCACCACCAGCAGCCGACCCGCCCGCTCCGCCGCCTCGATCATCGTGCGACAGTCGTCCGCGGTGGGCGCCATCGGCTTTTCGCAAACCACATGCAGACCCGCCGACAGGGCCGCCAGCACCTGTTCGAGGTGCGCTTCCTGCAAGGTCGCGATATAGACCGCATCGAGGCGCTGCTCGACGAGCATTTGCTTGTAGTCCGTATAGACGGCACAGCCCATCGCCTTCGCGGACGCAAGGTTGTCCGCATGCAGGTCTGCCACGGCACACAGCTTCACACGCCCGGCATGCTTAAGCAGGCCCGGCATGACGGCTTTGCGTCCATGATGGCCGCAACCGATCAGGGCAAATCGCAACATACTGTCTTACTCCTCTGAGTCCGCTTGCCGGATTTCGAAGTTGTCGACTTCCATGTGGGCGTACGAGGTGTAGATGCCGACATACCCCGCTTCGTTCCGGTCCTCTGGATCGATGTAGTCGATCACCAGTTCGTCATCGATGTAGACCTTGTGGCGGTTACCGGTGAATTCCACCCGCAGCGACACGGTATCGGGATTGACGTCCGAAACGTCTGCGGTCATCAGAACATCCGGGCCGTACCGCAGGATCACGTCGTGGAGGCCATCTTGCCACTGGCTCTTCACGTTGACCCGGAAGGCTTTCAAGCCTCGGAAATTCATCGCATCGTCGAGCGTCGCGGCACGATAGCTGATGCCCTGACGACGTGTGAGCGATCGTTCGGGGCTCCCGATGTCCTTGATGTCGAGGCTGAAGATGCCATCATCCAGCGTGAAATCTTCGAGCGCGACGCCCGCATTGTTCTCGGTTTTGCCGGGCCCGTACTCGATCCGGAGCCGCTCCCCTGTCACCGTGATCTTGTCATCGCGATCTTCCCGTTCGACCCACGTGGCGTTGCCGTCGGACGTCGTCCCGACGGTGTTCGAGGTGCGGTTGAAGTCGTCCTGCACCAGAATCTCTGCCTGAGCCGCGCTTGCGCTCAAGCCTGCTGCCACCACGGCGGCGCACGCGACCGACTTCCACATGCTGCACGTCATTGCACCATTCATCTCAAGACCCTTTAAAACGTGGATACCAGGAATCAGGCAATCCAATACCGTCATCGACTGCCCGGCTGCATACGCTGTCATTCCCTGAATATCGAACCCACAAAAATGCCCGGGCTACCTCGCCTTCCCCCCAAGGTCGAAGGTGGCCCGGGCATCGCGCCGCCATGTTCTTCACGAACCCGACGGAAGACGTCTTAGCACGTACGCTTTATGCACGCCGCCGACGCCCGAGCATCGCCAGACCGCCGAGGCCGAGCAACGCCAGACTCGCGGGCTCGGGGATCAGCGCTGCGGCATGTAACTCATTAACGTCTTCCTGCGTGAATACACGATTGAAGAACGCAACCTCGTCTAATGAGCCGAGGAACGAGTTGTCGATTGTGCCGTCGACTACTCCTTGAGCACCGAGAGTAGGATTCGTACCCGTGCCCTGTCCGAAATGACTGGCTAGAGTAGTAGCCACTGGTAGGAAATCGATCCAGACTGCCACGTCTTCCCTGGCATTGCTTCCACGGGAAACAACCAGATGATGCCATTCGCCATCCAGTACCGTATCAATCGGTACCCACGCTCCATTACTGCCGCCCGTGGTAACGTGAAGTCTCTGCCCATTCGCGACATTAATCGTAAACCGATTCGAGGGGCTCGCTTGGGTGGTATAAATGCGCTGGTTATGCGTATCATCTGTCAGGCGAAACCACCCAGTGAAAGTAATCTGCGGTATATCAAGAGCGGCCGTATCGAGGGTGATCGCGCCGGCACCATTTAAGTTAATCGCCGAGTTGTTGTCACCGAACGAGTTCCATCCGTCGTCCGCCGTGGGACCCATCGTGGACAGCGGCGATCCATGGTATGTCCCATCATGGCTTCCAGACGCATCCGTCGCCGTAGAAGTCTGGCTGGGATCTTCGCCCAGACGGTAATAGGCAATCAAATCCTCGTTGCTCAGCACGGTGCTGACGTAGTCCGCCTGGGCAACATTGGCACCCATACCGGCCCCTGCCACCACGGCAGCGCAGCCAAGCGACTTCAACATAGTGTTCATCTTTACGCGATCCATTTTACGATCCTCCAAAAGAGTAAAAAACAGGTGACAAAACACGGTTAAACAAATGACAAATCTTCGTTTGGCCGGCTGACAGTCAGGAACTGCTTGTTGTAATCATTAAAGCGTTTCAAGAAGCGCAAGCACGGCACGCCGCCACTGTTCCATTTCCGCGGGGTCGTTGCTTCCGAGTAATGTTTCCGCTTGCGACTTCAACTCGTCGATCCGCCCAGCATCCGCGCCCGAGGCCTCGCCCTTCGCCTGCTCCATCAGATAAAGCAGGACGTAATCTTCAATGCCCGCCCGGAAGGCGAACAGGCGCTTTGAAGGCACAGGGCCGTGCTCGCCGCGATAGACCAGCGCTTCGTCGAAGCGTCCACTGCCGTCGGCACGGGGGGTGTCCCACTGTGCCCACGAGTCGCCGCCCCATGAGTTGTAGGCCCAGAGCACGATGCCTTCGCCGCCGAGCAGGTAGTCCTGAATCCCGCGATGGCGGTAGTAGGTCATCATCGACTGCATATCCATCTGCCGGGAGCAGAGGTAGGGCCAGTACTCGCCCTGTTCCTTGTAGAACGCAAGCTCTTCAGGTGCGGTCTCACGCATCGTGATTCGGCGACGCTCGGGAACCCACAGGTCGATGTGGGGTTGAAGCGCCTCAAGGTCTTCCATCGTGCTCCAGGGTGCGATGCTGACCCATGTGCGGGCCTGCGGAAAATGCTCCTTCAGCAGAGCCGTTTGGGGGACCAAGAGCGGCAGGTCGTGCGTACGCGGCTCGTCTTCGATCTGAATCCAGAAATCGTCATACGTGATGCCTTCGCTTTCCAGCGCGCTCATCCAGTTGCCGAACCATTCAATAAAGTAGGCTTGCCACTGCTCGTCCATCGGCTCGCCCTCGAAGCCGGCCTCTTTAATGTCACGTGTAAATTTTGTAAAGAGGTGGTAGCTGTAAGTGAACTTGACGTTCAACCCCTGGTCCCAAAAATTGGACAGGTTACTCAGATAATCACTCGGATCATCCGAAAACGTCGGGCCGGGTTGAATCGCTTCTAAGGGGTACGTGGCACGGAAATTATTGATGTGTGACTCATATGCCAGTTCAACGTATTGAACTCGATCGCCCCATACGTTGCCCGTGTACGGCCCCCATGTGAATACCTGCAACGGCAACGGGTCGGGGATCTCAACGTCATAAATGTGCAGATCAATCGGAATGTTGATCGGCTGCTGATCCCGGATGGTGATCGGCAGCAGCGACAGCTCGCCACGATACCGGCCGGCAGCCCCAGCGCCAGCAGCGTCGAGCCAGAGCATTGCGGTTTCACCGGGCGCGACGCTCAGCAAGCCACCGTTGCCGATGTCTTCCAGCGGGTCAAAGCCGAGGGTTTCATAGCTGCTTAGCCGAGGAATCCCGCGATAGAGCGTCGCCACGTCATAGAACGGTACCGACTGGCCACCGCTGGCCTTCAGTTCGCGCGACGGGTTGACCTTGAAGACCAGCGTCTCCGGCTCATGATTTCGCACGAGCAGCACGGCGGCGTCGGTGCCGCGGCGCGGCATGTGAAGCTCAAGCGTGCCCGGCTCGGCATCGTCCAAAGGACGCGTGGTCAGGCCAAGCCCGTCTTCCCATGCCGACGCTTGCCAGATCTCGAAACCCTCACCGGCCGCGCCGCGCACACCGCCCGCGGGCCGATCGACCAGACGTGCCGCCAGCTCACGCGGTGAAACACGGCTGATGTGGCCGACGCTTTCGGCCGAGGGAATGCCATGAATGGGCGCCATCCATGAACTGATTTCGCCCACCGCCTGCTCCTGGCGAGCGAGGTTGGCAAAAAACGTGTCAGGCACCGCACCGTCTTCAAACACCTCTGACAAAGGCACAGCAATCACGGCACGCCAGGCGTCGGAGTCGATCCGCACGTGCGTAATCAGGTCAGCATCCCAACGATTATTCCTGTCGCGAGCATCATAGATCGCGCCCCCAGCGGTCAGAATCACGTGATAGAGCGATCCACCTTCGTGAGGGACCACCACCAGTTCGACAGCATCATCGGTCCAGGCCTTATCGTCACGGATCGTGATGTCGGTGGTGAGGCCGGCCGGGTTCGGCTCCTCGCAATGAAAGGCGGCGACAAGATAATCGCCGATGATGCCCAGGCGGGCTTCCGTGGCCTTCTCAGGCGTTTCGCCGGTGTCGTGAACGCTCAGCGCAACGGTCTCGAAAGCTTCCCAGATCCGCGAATCCTCGAACATGTCCGCTTCGGCGATGTCTTCAAACGCAACGTCCTCGAAGGCTTCGACGAACATCAGCGGCCTGCTCGGTTCGCCTGCGGCAAGGCCTCGGACCCCGGCGGCCGAGCCAGCGCCCGCACCGGCGTCACCGCTTGCGCTGACGCCGAGGTACGCGATCAGGTTCTCCCAGAAGTCGGAACGGGCCACCCGCGTCAGGTCGCGCGCCTGGCTGAGGATCAGCTTCCCCTCGCCAGCGATGCCCTCCTGCAGGAGCATGACCGGATATTCGTTGTCCTCGCGAACGAGAATGGGCAACGCCTTATCTGCAGGAAAGTTCTGCCAGTAGAAGATATTGCTTCGCACGCCGGCCCATGTGCCTTGCGCGAGCGAATTCGGCTCGGAAAGAATGGGCAGGTCCATCAGGTCGGGGTTGGCATAGGCGGTAAAGGTACCGATGCCGCCGGATGTGCTGGCGCGGTGGCCGGCCCGGGGGAGAAAGACATCCTGTTGCTCAAAATAGCTCCGCATCCTGTCCGGGAACCGGTTCATCACGCCGCCGCTGACCGGGCCGAGGAAAAGCGTGCCGCCGCGTTGGAACAGGTCCTCGATCGCGACGCGGATTTCGTCGGTTTCGTAAAGGCTCGCGAA from Phycisphaerales bacterium AB-hyl4 includes the following:
- a CDS encoding ABC transporter ATP-binding protein, with the translated sequence MNEMPDDLILQVSNLRKAFPVRRGLLRREVGTIRAVDDVSFSIHRGTTFGLVGESGCGKTTTSRMIVRAIDPTAGGIYFRRPSGQVVDLATLSGRALKAVRGEIQLVFQDPYSSLNPRMPVSELIAEPLRAHGWKRRDRDRRVEELMQLVGLDPRFAQRFPHAFSGGQRQRIGIARALALQPSLVVADEPVSALDVSVQAQILNLLKRLREEVGLTLLFVAHDLSVIRQLCDEVAVMYKGRIVEWAEKEALFEHPRHPYTHALLKAVPAPDPHAAWLDEMDEHTSTAANDVAEATGAADAEHIGCPFAPRCPHATTRCREQQPPLTLQQANASQPHYAACHHADTIMHNTAVTQ
- a CDS encoding C-terminal binding protein, whose protein sequence is MKVALITHAQSAVPAWVISALTEAGVTCVGDQCPNSGAIVRLAHDADVIWSYGTHHEHTPASWREVIEEALPDLKQCGAILRSGSGTDNIPLEAATRHNILVVNTPEATAEPVAEFAVGLMLAVGRQIVQNAVALRSKDDASKAPRPQRSLVGKMVGLVGFGHIAKLVANRLSGFRPQLLAFDPAIPASDMQAHGVESVPFDQLLEQSDYISLHCPLNDKTHHLINESALRKMQSSAILINTARGEIVDERALIEALDEGRIAGAGLDVTDPEPIDPGNPLLNMSNVVVTPHVAAFDEAIGQRLWQFSVEALADLAQFRWPRSYVNHVQPRWPLRERD
- a CDS encoding RraA family protein, with translation MTDVTQTRSAAADWIAWGSAATGDALRGEGYPFQCMDAGIHAVAPGMKVAGPAYTVRTYPGATWALGRAIEQASAGDVLVVDAGGRPDVIIMGELMSMRAQQRGIAGVVVDGAVRDIADIDALGFPMFARYVCPRSGTHDKVGQWQTPIACGRVVVNPGDWIVADESGVTAVPADVVEPVARATAQVKAKEAAIARHLKAGCDLGTACEKAAASLHTE
- a CDS encoding Gfo/Idh/MocA family protein, translating into MLRFALIGCGHHGRKAVMPGLLKHAGRVKLCAVADLHADNLASAKAMGCAVYTDYKQMLVEQRLDAVYIATLQEAHLEQVLAALSAGLHVVCEKPMAPTADDCRTMIEAAERAGRLLVVNFETRYHRHHQRIRQWIGDGRIGRVEAIHVQDFWDGHKRTGPVAERRARLMDRAGGLDCGIHKIDLVHHLCGSGQWASMEAMGAWLGEEERLLAPHIAILGRLDIGTLVTINASLGYAAGIKPRPRQDLLTVVGTEGVISLTIDSPSMKAHATGTYLATLYDNDGEEQVAAEYPIHDIAIGRLVDDLASYLESGTCPPDLPLGEAGLNAQVIAEAANERAVGTRFPATAPGMVGV
- a CDS encoding LamG domain-containing protein, which produces MNTMLKSLGCAAVVAGAGMGANVAQADYVSTVLSNEDLIAYYRLGEDPSQTSTATDASGSHDGTYHGSPLSTMGPTADDGWNSFGDNNSAINLNGAGAITLDTAALDIPQITFTGWFRLTDDTHNQRIYTTQASPSNRFTINVANGQRLHVTTGGSNGAWVPIDTVLDGEWHHLVVSRGSNAREDVAVWIDFLPVATTLASHFGQGTGTNPTLGAQGVVDGTIDNSFLGSLDEVAFFNRVFTQEDVNELHAAALIPEPASLALLGLGGLAMLGRRRRA
- a CDS encoding glycoside hydrolase domain-containing protein; this encodes MTQESVSFENHSTRSQAFRIGKPGFLKSIVFKPTMILLALLLFSQAAFAGQVTILSPTDDTRVDFERMGLRVDTYTTEQLENMDRSTAISVGQSIDASFLVLTGARTSSEVFASLYETDEIRVAIEDLFQRGGTLFLGPVSGGVMNRFPDRMRSYFEQQDVFLPRAGHRASTSGGIGTFTAYANPDLMDLPILSEPNSLAQGTWAGVRSNIFYWQNFPADKALPILVREDNEYPVMLLQEGIAGEGKLILSQARDLTRVARSDFWENLIAYLGVSASGDAGAGAGSAAGVRGLAAGEPSRPLMFVEAFEDVAFEDIAEADMFEDSRIWEAFETVALSVHDTGETPEKATEARLGIIGDYLVAAFHCEEPNPAGLTTDITIRDDKAWTDDAVELVVVPHEGGSLYHVILTAGGAIYDARDRNNRWDADLITHVRIDSDAWRAVIAVPLSEVFEDGAVPDTFFANLARQEQAVGEISSWMAPIHGIPSAESVGHISRVSPRELAARLVDRPAGGVRGAAGEGFEIWQASAWEDGLGLTTRPLDDAEPGTLELHMPRRGTDAAVLLVRNHEPETLVFKVNPSRELKASGGQSVPFYDVATLYRGIPRLSSYETLGFDPLEDIGNGGLLSVAPGETAMLWLDAAGAGAAGRYRGELSLLPITIRDQQPINIPIDLHIYDVEIPDPLPLQVFTWGPYTGNVWGDRVQYVELAYESHINNFRATYPLEAIQPGPTFSDDPSDYLSNLSNFWDQGLNVKFTYSYHLFTKFTRDIKEAGFEGEPMDEQWQAYFIEWFGNWMSALESEGITYDDFWIQIEDEPRTHDLPLLVPQTALLKEHFPQARTWVSIAPWSTMEDLEALQPHIDLWVPERRRITMRETAPEELAFYKEQGEYWPYLCSRQMDMQSMMTYYRHRGIQDYLLGGEGIVLWAYNSWGGDSWAQWDTPRADGSGRFDEALVYRGEHGPVPSKRLFAFRAGIEDYVLLYLMEQAKGEASGADAGRIDELKSQAETLLGSNDPAEMEQWRRAVLALLETL